Sequence from the Metopolophium dirhodum isolate CAU chromosome 2, ASM1992520v1, whole genome shotgun sequence genome:
TATGAACTTAAAAACCAGAAAGGAAGTTAACGCATACACGTACACTCATatggagaatataatattataatatgtactcgtATATCATAACTATAATGAGAAATACCTGCATTgatttggacatttttttttcttaatttaccaAATTTCAGAAAtaccatttttcaatatttgtgtttaaactCTTGACAGCTATACAGACACGTGGGATGAACCATCTAGactatataatgaatattaaattgtacttaCGCGGTGACGTGCTGGTTATCACGTATCTTGCAACAAACAGGCATATTAGGATTTTGCAAAGGCACCATAACGTGCAACATGTCTACTGAGCTTCTCATTAGTAAGTATCCGACGTATAAGCCTTTCTGCAATTTGGCATTGCTTGTTTGGTAAAACATTATTTGGTcctaattttacaataattgtacgttatttataaaatgcaatacattttgaaagtATTAGATTAGTTTACTTGGATAGATGATATCAGCAAATCGGTAAGATTATCGGAACGAGACgacttttttaaaatctttgcCATCGGCGTCCATTTTAGGTTGACGACGTTTTTTGGCTGACACACGTTGTTTACCGTACATATCACAGTTGTACCGTCCGAGTCACGGATCGGTTTATAGTACACTTTACCTAGGTCTTGCGTATTGAAAAtgtcctaaaatatttttaaatgttcatgaATATTACACATTAGCGTCCTACTGTTAATTCAAGGTTGTTTAAATTCGTCCACAAGACAGGTGACTTACTTGCATCTGGGTGACAGCCTGGATGAGTTTCGTCCTGAAGCTAATCGAACTATTAGTCGATTTTTCCAAGTCATCCTTAAACCATTTGAGATCCTTCCACGCGAAAGCTATTTTGTAGAACCAATGAAAATCGTTGAGCATTTCTTTTGGGTACGTGTCGTCAATCTCTACCACGGGTAAGTAGTCCTCGTTGGTCACCAGAACTTTGTCTTCGTGGTACAGCAGACAAGAAAGGTATACGCCtctgcaatttaaaaataatatataatattacgaacgCAATTTATCAAACTaatcaaagaaaaataaacttagATGAAGGAATACCTCCGGAGATTCTTATGAAGTTTAGTATTGCCGCTAAATAACTGCTTAAACGTTGGCGGCTTTCTTCTTTTCGTATTCGATGAACAGTCATTTCCACTGACTTCGAATGACGACCTGTGTAGGTCTGGACGAATGGAGATCATTTTGTCAAGTATGTCGTCCATCTTGACTTTCATTGCTGCGGAACATCGACGCGATTCTTGACAGACATCCCACCAACCTAATACCAATTATCAATAGCAATTAAATCACcgagttaaataaaattgacaaaGTTAAGCTCACTTGAAATAGTGACAGAAACCGGAGTTGGGTATTGATAGTCACTGAAATCTTTCAGGTTTCCTGCACTGCATCGGAAGTAGTAGGTCTTTCCATGTTCCAAATTGTTGATGGTAATTTCTCCATCGGTTGCAGGTAAACATTTAGACCCTGTTACGTTTTTAAAGGATTCCGATGTACTCCATTCAACTATagacaaatacaatattgttgaaaaaaatgggtttttaaaatatctaatttataaaaaatataactgaataAGTCATCACGTTTAATTTAATGACTCAACAATGAGACAGAATAGTTGTACTTACACAATTGATACAAGTTAATATTAaccgtttttttataatattttgaaaggttattattaattattcaagaatatttttatcactATCAAGTTTTTATAGAGTgacttattaaacataatatgtaatacgtaAATCaatgatttcaaaaatgttgtatatttgaCGCGTACTATATAGGGagttatattctaataatgtgtatgaatactttgatactaaaaataattatttttatatataggtacatatataatttatatagaatatagatatccAAGTCATACTGTagaaatggaaaatatttatttgagaaatttttcagaatataaatgaaaactgttaaaataacaacaacaataattattgtgtgtCCAACGTAAAATAATCGACTAAGAGCATTTAAAAAGTTTGAATCAACTTTTACTATTGCTCAATAAGTGTCACTTGTGTTCACTCATTTTTCAATATCATGAGTCTtgacatttcataaatataaaacaaaatcaatacatttcggagtacattttaatattcaaattactcAATggtctttttttaattattacgcgtattatatatgaatacagGTACTGTATATTGATCAGCtttgttttatcataatttaaatcttTACTTTGACTAACACTTTTACCAGGAATTTTACCAAAGgctttatgtttttaataaatataatatgatgcttACCGTTGAATTTAGTACATATAGCGCTTTCTGGGTAATCAGCTTCTATACAAGATACCCTGACGTTATCGTTTCCCGTTACCTCCAGGATAATTTTCTCTGGCTTATCTGGTGGctctgtaaaataaataaaagtttaattaatttgatataatattatcgtacgaCACACGACGGGTGCGATGaatataaggtataatatatttatagggtATACATTCTTGGTGCTATCACTGGAACGTATTCACATAGAATAAGTATAACGGTTTTACGAACAATAGTCGATCGCGggaaaacataatttatgtattataacagTGTAGTaattttgttcataataataataaaatatccctCCCATAagacaaaattaatttgattttatacgtttttcgtaaggctacattttcaaataaaaaaaaataataacatcaagCACTacaaaaaaatcccaaaaattaAACGTCTGCTCAAGAATACccataattatttgatattgaattaacatttttttttatgtatttaattaaaaatcttcACACCTGTCCTCAGgacaatgacaatattatactttataataaatatttatgtatatacacgAAATTATTATCTTCCTaacgttaatttttatttctttaagaCTTGAGAATTCAAGTACATAATTCTTTGGACCCACAAAACCTCACGTGCACACATTTGTTTTTCTTGTTCGTACACTACTGTTTACATCCTACTGTTTTTTCTACGAAGATCTGAAAGTCATCTCACAAGTGTATGCTCTTCAACATAGTTTTTCATTCAAGGCAAACATCATCTGTGTACGTGCGTGTTAAATTGATCTTTCATTCCCCCTCGAACTATTTTAGGTCagattttgtttaaaacagTGTTATACTTACTGGCATGTTCGAAACCAATGCGCATTTTTTTCAAGCCTCTTTTCCGTCTCTCCCATAGTGCTAGCGATTTGGTCTGTGAATCATCTTGGTTACCACGACGTCTAAGTCCTATGACCCGATCTTCGGCTTCTTCGAGTAAATTCGACAAGTGCGTTTCTAAGTTTTTCATACTGGTCTCTAaacaatgtcaataaaaaaaaaatacactttaagtaatatttacttTTCTCATGAtgggtatttttaatttttaatcgtttACCTTCCGTTGCTCCATGGGCCAATAGAAGTCGAACTAGATCTCGGTTGTTGCTCAGAAAAGCGACGTCTAGAGGTGTCAACCCATCGCTGTTTACACTGAGCagaggaaaaaaaatcaaaaagtcatcaataagtataatattatgacgtatacgaATTTTGATTGGACTTTACCTGTTCACTTGAACCTCACATGTCGTCAATATGTTTCTCGCCTTTTCCAGTTGGCCGTGTTCCACAGCGGCGAACAGACCTAAAACGATTGCATGACAAACGATTAAACAACTCCAGACcgtaataatgtttaatgtgCATAcgcataaattcataatattgtgttaaatacaATCGTGTACTATGTGCAATTTTCCGTCAGCCTTAACGAATCGTCTACGAAGTTATATTGTTTGGTAGAATGTTCTTAACGTGcccacaaaataatatacatatatattgttacTGAGACGTCCTAATGAACTCGAGACGTCTACAAATGCAAATATATTTGGTCACCTAATGGGGGttgcatacaatttaatttcctcGGAATTTCGTGAAAACACCACTGCAGTTATATAAAGTCCAGAATTTGACAAAACGCCTTACACTATAGTCAGATAAACTGAATGTCTCGAGACATCTGGCACACAGGGTTTACCGCATAATTTATGTGCAATGGGATTagtgtaaatataaatgtttagattACCGTGCAAATGAATGTTGATGTTGTGTACTTGAGACTCTCGTGCCTTTGGGTGGTGATGTTGACGTTGTTTTGTCTGTGTCTCCGAACTGGAGCCATTGTTTTTCAGTGACGATATTGACGTTCCTAAACATTACCATAACAAAATCTGTTAGAATTTTGCCATTGACACATCGTCGACTCAATATCGATTCGTATGAATTATGATTGTGGTTATGAATAGGTTCATCACAATAAAcgacaataatatcaataaataatttacgataGTGTTATCCATAATGTGATGTATTTCACCTAATCTACCTTACATCAATTAAAATGGGTCTGTTCGTGTGCATTTGCTTTAATTAAAAACGTAGGTATGTTTATGTGGGGAGTAGcgataatttatcaatttagaTTTAaccttataaattacaatcataa
This genomic interval carries:
- the LOC132938507 gene encoding ankyrin-repeat and fibronectin type III domain-containing 1 isoform X5 — encoded protein: MRSHKILYEGTSISSLKNNGSSSETQTKQRQHHHPKARESQVHNINIHLHGLFAAVEHGQLEKARNILTTCEVQVNSVNSDGLTPLDVAFLSNNRDLVRLLLAHGATEETSMKNLETHLSNLLEEAEDRVIGLRRRGNQDDSQTKSLALWERRKRGLKKMRIGFEHAKPPDKPEKIILEVTGNDNVRVSCIEADYPESAICTKFNVEWSTSESFKNVTGSKCLPATDGEITINNLEHGKTYYFRCSAGNLKDFSDYQYPTPVSVTISSWWDVCQESRRCSAAMKVKMDDILDKMISIRPDLHRSSFEVSGNDCSSNTKRRKPPTFKQLFSGNTKLHKNLRRGVYLSCLLYHEDKVLVTNEDYLPVVEIDDTYPKEMLNDFHWFYKIAFAWKDLKWFKDDLEKSTNSSISFRTKLIQAVTQMQDIFNTQDLGKVYYKPIRDSDGTTVICTVNNVCQPKNVVNLKWTPMAKILKKSSRSDNLTDLLISSIQDQIMFYQTSNAKLQKGLYVGYLLMRSSVDMLHVMVPLQNPNMPVCCKIRDNQHVTAEEWLWLQQGAGAPCDYTCLGFASQFKMATNRLFSLVQIPKDKRSVQRVYTSEVIEVDRDVSLIMIVPPAEVACAVGEGNQSAVHLHRIELVPLSVQVFEMIHFGTYRAETLLLYARLSSVVQLDSDDARYSIRQAWSSSDLETAKQRLDTVESLETGLNAAWKHLRWLLDVMNFARERLFQTQVSNSNCSKSASNSQLEMKSAKSNSLLQLPDSKLVKSRGSWPGPGLNSMRTLESVCPEISRSEQYLSPPVHDREYVLAKKQSCSSETSNDSKDEPEYNDGQSSCQADISSKSNHVAAKDVNKVDDEGFSDATMKSESLVPVPAPGIIEVCAAYDTGLPHPTSLKLHISPTTSAREVVQLFLQQLNMSVVVKGKTGPIYPSTEFGNFCLVSVTGARERCLRDDFKPLQLTHPWRDGRMYIRHKQDVLAALELHSSILTVAATKHH
- the LOC132938507 gene encoding ankyrin-repeat and fibronectin type III domain-containing 1 isoform X4 yields the protein MICYMPRIQVKERLIKFRIEGTSISSLKNNGSSSETQTKQRQHHHPKARESQVHNINIHLHGLFAAVEHGQLEKARNILTTCEVQVNSVNSDGLTPLDVAFLSNNRDLVRLLLAHGATEETSMKNLETHLSNLLEEAEDRVIGLRRRGNQDDSQTKSLALWERRKRGLKKMRIGFEHAKPPDKPEKIILEVTGNDNVRVSCIEADYPESAICTKFNVEWSTSESFKNVTGSKCLPATDGEITINNLEHGKTYYFRCSAGNLKDFSDYQYPTPVSVTISSWWDVCQESRRCSAAMKVKMDDILDKMISIRPDLHRSSFEVSGNDCSSNTKRRKPPTFKQLFSGNTKLHKNLRRGVYLSCLLYHEDKVLVTNEDYLPVVEIDDTYPKEMLNDFHWFYKIAFAWKDLKWFKDDLEKSTNSSISFRTKLIQAVTQMQDIFNTQDLGKVYYKPIRDSDGTTVICTVNNVCQPKNVVNLKWTPMAKILKKSSRSDNLTDLLISSIQDQIMFYQTSNAKLQKGLYVGYLLMRSSVDMLHVMVPLQNPNMPVCCKIRDNQHVTAEEWLWLQQGAGAPCDYTCLGFASQFKMATNRLFSLVQIPKDKRSVQRVYTSEVIEVDRDVSLIMIVPPAEVACAVGEGNQSAVHLHRIELVPLSVQVFEMIHFGTYRAETLLLYARLSSVVQLDSDDARYSIRQAWSSSDLETAKQRLDTVESLETGLNAAWKHLRWLLDVMNFARERLFQTQVSNSNCSKSASNSQLEMKSAKSNSLLQLPDSKLVKSRGSWPGPGLNSMRTLESVCPEISRSEQYLSPPVHDREYVLAKKQSCSSETSNDSKDEPEYNDGQSSCQADISSKSNHVAAKDVNKVDDEGFSDATMKSESLVPVPAPGIIEVCAAYDTGLPHPTSLKLHISPTTSAREVVQLFLQQLNMSVVVKGKTGPIYPSTEFGNFCLVSVTGARERCLRDDFKPLQLTHPWRDGRMYIRHKQDVLAALELHSSILTVAATKHH